One stretch of Paenibacillus sp. FSL R5-0341 DNA includes these proteins:
- a CDS encoding beta-galactosidase, whose product MISSKLPKMFYGGDYNPEQWDHETHLEDLRMFQLAGIDIATINVFSWALIQPDEVTYHFEELDQLINRLYENGVYICLATSTAAHPAWMAKKYPDVLRVDADGRKRKFGGRHNSCPNSPTYRKYSEKIADKLAERYKDHPAVLVWHISNEYGGDCYCDNCEKAFRVYLKERYQTLEQVNKAWNTNFWGHTFYNWDEIVLPSNLSEHWGNNNSTFQGISLDYSRFNSDSMLDCYRLEYDAIKKHIPDSVVTTNLMGFFKQLDYFKWAKYMDIISWDSYPGLATPVSFTAMAHDLMRGLKDGQPFMLMEQTPSQQNWQPYNSLKRPGVMRLWSYQSVAHGADTIMFFQLRRSIGACEKYHGAVIEHAGHENTRVFREVAELGKELQVLGDTTLDASVESKVAIVFDWDNWWAIEKSSGPTIALNYVDQIHKYYAAFFRRNIQVDIVSVDTDISKYDIVLAPVLYMVKPEFAAKLEKYVEAGGTFLTTFFSGIVNENDLVTTGGYPGELRKLLGIWVEEIDALLPEQKNRIVLKEAYGDLQGEYGCGMLCDLLHSEGAEVIAEYGDDFYKGMPVVTRNIYGQGEAWYVASDPDERFLDGLLGQLAAAKNVESLLETPEGVEVSARTKNGKPYLFVMNHNASTQSYDLGTAKALDLLTNRELSGSVEIEARGVQLLEMK is encoded by the coding sequence TTGATTAGCAGCAAACTACCCAAAATGTTCTACGGGGGAGATTATAACCCGGAACAGTGGGATCACGAAACCCACCTTGAAGACCTGCGCATGTTCCAATTGGCCGGCATTGATATTGCCACAATCAACGTATTTTCATGGGCACTGATTCAGCCTGATGAAGTTACTTATCATTTTGAAGAACTCGACCAACTTATTAATCGTCTATATGAAAACGGTGTCTATATATGCCTAGCAACGAGCACTGCTGCCCATCCGGCCTGGATGGCGAAGAAATATCCAGACGTACTTCGTGTAGATGCCGATGGACGCAAACGCAAATTTGGTGGGCGCCATAATTCCTGTCCAAACAGCCCGACCTATCGCAAATATTCCGAGAAGATTGCAGATAAACTGGCCGAACGATACAAGGATCACCCCGCTGTTCTCGTATGGCACATCTCCAACGAATATGGCGGTGACTGTTACTGTGACAACTGTGAGAAAGCATTCCGCGTCTATCTGAAAGAACGCTATCAGACCCTGGAACAGGTCAACAAAGCATGGAACACAAATTTCTGGGGGCATACCTTCTACAATTGGGACGAGATTGTTCTACCAAGCAACCTGAGCGAACACTGGGGTAACAACAATTCAACGTTTCAGGGAATCTCGCTGGACTACTCCCGCTTCAACTCCGACAGCATGCTGGATTGTTATCGGTTGGAATACGATGCGATCAAAAAACACATTCCCGACTCCGTCGTGACTACCAATCTGATGGGATTCTTCAAGCAGTTGGACTATTTCAAATGGGCAAAATATATGGATATCATCTCTTGGGACAGCTATCCTGGTCTCGCTACACCCGTCAGCTTCACAGCAATGGCTCATGACCTTATGCGCGGACTGAAAGATGGTCAACCGTTCATGCTTATGGAGCAAACACCAAGTCAACAGAACTGGCAGCCGTATAACTCACTGAAACGTCCAGGTGTCATGCGTCTGTGGAGTTACCAGTCTGTTGCGCATGGGGCTGATACCATTATGTTCTTCCAGCTTCGCCGCTCCATTGGTGCCTGTGAGAAGTATCATGGTGCAGTTATTGAGCATGCCGGACACGAGAATACACGTGTATTCCGCGAAGTCGCTGAACTGGGCAAGGAATTGCAGGTACTCGGTGACACCACCCTGGATGCATCTGTTGAATCCAAAGTAGCCATTGTGTTCGACTGGGATAACTGGTGGGCCATCGAAAAATCAAGTGGACCTACGATTGCCCTGAATTATGTGGATCAGATTCATAAATATTACGCCGCTTTCTTCCGCCGCAACATACAGGTAGATATCGTCAGTGTGGATACGGATATTAGCAAATACGACATCGTTCTTGCGCCTGTCCTTTACATGGTTAAACCAGAATTTGCCGCCAAACTGGAGAAATATGTTGAAGCAGGTGGAACATTCCTGACGACCTTCTTCAGCGGCATTGTCAACGAGAACGATCTCGTGACCACTGGTGGGTATCCGGGAGAACTCCGTAAACTGCTCGGAATCTGGGTGGAAGAGATTGATGCCCTGCTGCCTGAGCAAAAGAACCGCATAGTCCTCAAAGAAGCTTACGGCGATCTTCAAGGAGAATATGGCTGCGGCATGCTGTGTGACCTGCTGCACAGTGAAGGAGCCGAAGTCATCGCGGAGTATGGAGACGACTTTTATAAAGGCATGCCTGTTGTAACACGTAACATTTATGGTCAAGGTGAAGCCTGGTACGTTGCATCCGACCCGGATGAACGTTTCCTCGATGGTTTGCTGGGACAGCTTGCAGCAGCCAAGAATGTAGAGTCCCTACTGGAGACACCGGAAGGTGTTGAAGTAAGCGCACGTACCAAAAACGGCAAACCCTACCTTTTCGTCATGAACCATAACGCTTCCACGCAATCCTATGATCTCGGTACAGCCAAGGCACTTGATCTGCTCACCAATCGCGAGCTTTCGGGAAGTGTTGAGATTGAAGCTCGCGGGGTACAATTGCTTGAAATGAAATAA
- a CDS encoding AraC family transcriptional regulator: MFISPRHQRYFMTSRDQPLPLYIESLGYNGNQEKVSRPVGYPCYHWLQTVKGAGEFKFAGSTVILGEASGILLPPNEPHEYVRAQGEWETLYITFGGSQCPAIIESLSLGEAAFYQWEQSSPFNDYGQEVLDSISSDQDLSGLEASADIYRFLILLKKHGMTGNRSSISHAVERLAPLIAFMEQHYANPEIGLEHMAEVTGISSRHLNTLFKQSFGMTAYSYFILLRIRKAKEIMTGDTALTIRETAVRVGFRDSSHFVATFRRIEGVTPEQFRNLY, from the coding sequence ATGTTTATCTCACCACGACATCAACGATATTTCATGACATCACGTGATCAGCCGCTGCCCCTTTATATTGAGAGCCTTGGCTATAATGGCAATCAGGAGAAGGTATCCAGACCTGTAGGGTATCCATGTTACCACTGGCTTCAGACTGTAAAGGGAGCGGGGGAATTCAAGTTTGCCGGGTCCACGGTTATACTTGGGGAAGCATCAGGTATTTTGTTGCCCCCGAATGAGCCACATGAATATGTGCGTGCCCAAGGAGAGTGGGAGACACTCTACATTACATTTGGCGGTTCCCAGTGTCCTGCTATTATAGAGTCGCTTAGTCTGGGTGAAGCAGCATTCTATCAGTGGGAGCAGAGCAGCCCGTTCAACGATTATGGTCAGGAAGTGCTGGATTCGATCAGCAGTGATCAAGATTTGTCGGGACTCGAAGCGTCAGCGGATATATACCGATTTCTGATTTTGCTCAAAAAACATGGCATGACAGGCAATCGTTCTTCGATCTCACATGCCGTGGAGAGACTCGCTCCGCTCATTGCATTCATGGAACAGCACTATGCGAATCCCGAGATTGGTCTCGAACATATGGCTGAGGTCACGGGGATCTCATCCAGACATCTGAACACCTTGTTCAAACAATCCTTTGGCATGACGGCCTACAGTTATTTCATTCTGCTGCGTATTCGCAAAGCCAAGGAAATCATGACCGGCGATACTGCCCTGACGATCCGGGAAACTGCAGTTCGGGTGGGCTTTCGGGATTCAAGCCATTTTGTAGCAACCTTTCGCAGGATAGAGGGAGTCACTCCTGAACAATTCCGGAATTTATACTAA
- a CDS encoding alpha/beta hydrolase, which yields MTTTIPLWDYAAPHAAQGHEDEMPHLIPFIQPGSESAVIVCPGGGYGFLADHEGAPIAELLNRAGISAFVLKYRVAPHQHPAPITDGQRAIRYVRAHAEQYGINPAKVAVLGFSAGGHLTATLGTLYDEGQPDHEDLIERQSSRPDRVILCYPVITMESYGHAGSRENLLGSDASAEQIKAFSAEQQVRADAPEAFIWHTSDDQAVPVENSLRYALALGAHGIPYDLHVFEKGSHGLGLAEDNHAVRAWSDLCLTWLKNQGW from the coding sequence ATGACAACAACGATACCCTTATGGGACTATGCTGCACCACATGCAGCGCAGGGCCATGAAGACGAAATGCCACATTTGATTCCATTTATTCAGCCCGGTTCCGAGAGCGCTGTCATTGTATGTCCAGGTGGCGGCTATGGATTTTTGGCGGATCATGAAGGTGCACCAATAGCCGAGCTGTTAAACCGTGCAGGCATCAGCGCATTTGTCCTTAAATATCGGGTAGCACCTCACCAGCATCCTGCACCGATTACAGATGGTCAGCGAGCCATACGTTATGTTCGTGCACATGCTGAGCAGTATGGCATCAATCCTGCCAAAGTTGCCGTACTTGGTTTCTCCGCGGGCGGACATCTTACAGCAACACTAGGAACGCTGTATGACGAGGGACAACCGGATCATGAGGACCTCATTGAACGTCAAAGTTCACGCCCGGATCGGGTTATCCTCTGTTACCCGGTCATTACGATGGAGTCTTATGGACATGCTGGTTCCCGTGAAAATTTGCTTGGATCTGACGCGTCTGCCGAGCAGATTAAGGCATTCAGTGCGGAACAACAGGTGAGAGCGGATGCTCCAGAAGCGTTCATCTGGCACACCAGCGATGACCAGGCTGTACCTGTGGAGAATAGCTTGCGTTACGCACTTGCCCTGGGCGCGCATGGTATTCCCTATGACTTGCACGTTTTTGAGAAGGGCTCACATGGTCTCGGATTGGCTGAGGACAACCACGCGGTTCGGGCCTGGTCTGATCTATGCTTGACGTGGCTTAAAAATCAAGGCTGGTAA
- a CDS encoding SGNH/GDSL hydrolase family protein: MKLQKNDKLLFIGDSITDCGREHPVGEGSSGLGHGYVTQVHALLRSIYPELMLRIQNVGNGGNTIRDLKQRWDRDVLDLKPDWLTIMIGINDVWRQFDNPLSTESHVFLEEYESTLRELVASVRPNLKGLVLMSPYYLEANPEDPMRATMDIYGEAVRRVASEYDAVYVDTQAAFAPFWDHFYTAVLTYDRVHPDATGHMVLSKAFLDAIGFEWSGGVKS, from the coding sequence ATGAAATTGCAGAAAAATGACAAGCTTCTGTTTATCGGAGATTCGATTACGGATTGTGGCCGGGAACATCCTGTAGGCGAGGGCAGTTCAGGTCTGGGCCATGGTTATGTTACGCAAGTCCATGCACTGTTGCGATCCATCTATCCGGAATTGATGTTGCGTATCCAGAATGTGGGTAATGGTGGAAATACGATTCGTGATCTGAAACAACGATGGGATCGTGATGTGCTTGACCTAAAACCGGATTGGTTGACGATCATGATCGGCATTAACGATGTGTGGCGTCAGTTTGACAACCCACTGTCAACAGAATCACATGTGTTCCTGGAAGAATACGAATCCACATTGCGTGAACTGGTGGCTTCGGTTCGACCCAATTTGAAGGGGCTGGTACTGATGTCTCCTTATTATCTTGAGGCCAATCCGGAAGACCCGATGCGGGCAACGATGGATATTTACGGAGAAGCGGTACGCAGGGTAGCCAGCGAGTATGATGCGGTGTATGTGGATACACAGGCTGCATTTGCTCCATTTTGGGATCATTTCTATACGGCTGTGCTGACTTATGACCGGGTACATCCGGATGCAACAGGCCATATGGTGCTGTCCAAAGCATTCTTGGATGCGATCGGATTCGAATGGTCAGGCGGCGTCAAATCTTAA
- a CDS encoding SMP-30/gluconolactonase/LRE family protein gives MSNVTVAVQTPALLGEGPSWDAENNRLLWVDIESFKVHVYDPVTGQDQAYDVGEHVGAVVPYRGDEVVVALRSGFHTYNLLTGELHAIEDPEQDKDTNRFNDGKCDAQGRFWAGTMSLNNEAKAGSLYCLEQGQPVRTMVQDVSTSNGLGWSPDRQTMYYIDTPTRAIDRFDFDLAAGTIQNRTSVIHIPEEFGFPDGMTVDGEGMLWVAHWGGGRVTRWNPDTSELLQQIEVPADQVTSCCFGGPELEDLYITTARTGIKEERLKETPDAGSLFVIRPGVKGQETHAYGSQK, from the coding sequence ATGAGCAACGTAACTGTAGCAGTACAAACTCCGGCATTGCTGGGCGAAGGCCCAAGCTGGGATGCGGAGAACAATCGATTATTGTGGGTAGATATTGAAAGCTTCAAGGTACATGTGTATGATCCGGTTACAGGACAGGATCAGGCTTATGATGTCGGTGAACATGTCGGCGCGGTTGTTCCGTATCGTGGTGACGAGGTTGTGGTTGCTTTACGCAGTGGATTCCATACGTATAATCTGCTTACGGGTGAGCTGCATGCCATTGAGGATCCTGAACAAGATAAGGATACCAATCGTTTTAATGATGGAAAATGTGATGCACAGGGACGCTTCTGGGCAGGCACAATGAGCTTGAATAATGAGGCCAAAGCAGGATCATTGTATTGTTTGGAACAAGGACAACCTGTGCGCACGATGGTACAAGACGTGTCTACATCCAATGGCCTGGGATGGAGTCCGGATCGGCAGACCATGTATTACATTGATACCCCAACACGTGCTATTGACCGATTTGATTTTGATTTGGCAGCCGGGACGATACAGAATCGGACAAGCGTCATTCATATACCTGAGGAATTCGGTTTTCCGGATGGCATGACGGTCGATGGTGAAGGCATGTTATGGGTTGCGCACTGGGGTGGAGGAAGAGTCACACGCTGGAACCCGGATACATCAGAACTGTTACAACAGATTGAAGTGCCCGCAGATCAAGTAACATCCTGCTGTTTTGGTGGACCGGAGCTTGAAGATTTGTACATTACAACAGCACGTACCGGAATAAAGGAAGAACGTCTGAAAGAGACACCAGATGCTGGCTCACTATTTGTCATCAGACCGGGGGTTAAAGGCCAGGAGACTCACGCTTATGGTAGCCAGAAATAA
- a CDS encoding X2-like carbohydrate binding domain-containing protein produces the protein MSLTVAVVTASLGGLVGTTAAAPSEAYEWKNVVTGAGGGFVPGIIFNESEKDLIYARTDIGGAYRWNAANESWIPLTDFVGWDDWNKNGVDALATDPVDPDRVYMAVGTYTNSWDKNNGSILRSTDRGDTWQTTTLPFKVGGNMPGRSMGERLTVDPNDNSILYFGARSGHGLWKSTDYGVTWNEVTSFPNPGNYVQDPSNEYTSDIVGLAWITFDKTTGSAGQATQTIYVGVADKAQSVYRSTNGGLTWSAIAGQPTGFIPHHGVLDSNGSLYITYSDGVGPYDGEEGDVWKLNTSTGVWTNISPVPSSSTDNYFGYGGLAVDAQNPGTLMVATLNSWWPDATLFRSTDSGATWTRIWEFDGYPNRKLRYTQDISAAPWLTFGITPAPPEPSPKLGWMIGDLEIDPFDSDRMMYGTGATIYGTKNLTDWDDDKKINISVMAKGVEEIAVLDLISPPSGAHLLSGVGDVSGFRHNNLNQAPATIFTSPNYSSTESLDFAELSPNTMVRVGKADYAADPNAKSIGLSSDGGTTWYKANAEPAGTTGGGTVAISANGNRLVWSTSDKGVHYSTGGNSWTASTGIPAQAKVISDRVNPNKFYGFAAGKIYVSVNGGASFTASAATGLPIEGNADLDAVPGVEGELWFAGGSEEEGPYGLWHSTDSGATFTKLANVEEADSIGFGKAAPGQSVVALYTVAQIDGTRGFFRSDDGGANWVRINDDQHQYARVTTITGDPRLYGRVYLGTNGRGILYADRVGGNNGGGDGGGTPVTNSVITPVTAEFDRKAGNQVNIPVTLTLNGNTLASIRNGNATLVSGTDYTLTGNEVVLSKNYLASLPNGAAALTFQFSAGAPATLNLLIKDTTAIPSGTIRIEMFNSNTQATGSSISPKFKLTNTGTTALNLSDVKIRYYYTINGEQPQNFFADWATSGSANVTGTFSALNPVRTGADHVLEIGFTASAGTLNAGQSTEIHTRISKSNWTNYTQTDDYSFAASQTSYTDWTKVTGHIAGSLQWGIEP, from the coding sequence ATGAGTTTGACGGTTGCCGTGGTAACGGCTTCGCTGGGAGGACTTGTTGGAACCACAGCAGCGGCACCGAGTGAAGCTTATGAGTGGAAAAATGTAGTGACTGGTGCAGGAGGCGGATTTGTACCGGGCATTATTTTCAACGAGTCGGAAAAGGATCTGATCTATGCCCGTACAGATATCGGGGGAGCTTATCGCTGGAATGCGGCTAACGAGAGCTGGATCCCGTTAACTGATTTTGTCGGGTGGGATGACTGGAACAAAAACGGTGTAGACGCACTGGCTACGGATCCGGTTGATCCTGATCGGGTGTATATGGCAGTCGGGACGTATACGAATTCATGGGACAAAAATAATGGCTCCATCTTGCGCTCTACGGACCGGGGAGATACATGGCAGACCACAACACTTCCGTTCAAAGTGGGCGGCAATATGCCGGGACGTTCGATGGGAGAACGTCTGACCGTGGACCCGAACGATAACAGTATCTTGTATTTCGGTGCACGAAGTGGTCATGGACTTTGGAAGAGTACCGATTACGGTGTGACTTGGAACGAAGTAACAAGCTTCCCGAATCCGGGAAATTATGTGCAAGATCCTTCGAATGAATATACCAGTGACATCGTAGGTCTGGCATGGATTACGTTTGACAAAACAACAGGTTCGGCAGGGCAGGCAACCCAGACAATCTATGTGGGTGTTGCGGATAAAGCTCAAAGCGTATATCGCAGCACGAATGGTGGCCTGACCTGGTCAGCTATTGCTGGTCAACCTACGGGTTTTATTCCGCATCATGGTGTGCTTGATTCCAATGGAAGCCTTTATATTACGTATAGCGATGGTGTTGGACCCTATGATGGGGAGGAAGGTGACGTTTGGAAACTGAATACGTCGACAGGTGTCTGGACCAACATCAGCCCTGTGCCAAGCAGCAGCACGGATAATTATTTTGGATATGGCGGGTTGGCTGTGGATGCACAAAATCCCGGTACATTGATGGTTGCGACATTGAATTCCTGGTGGCCGGATGCCACCTTGTTCCGCAGTACAGATAGTGGAGCGACGTGGACGCGCATATGGGAATTCGACGGATATCCGAACCGGAAATTGCGATATACACAGGATATTTCGGCAGCGCCATGGCTCACCTTTGGTATCACGCCTGCCCCGCCTGAACCATCTCCAAAACTGGGTTGGATGATCGGTGATCTGGAGATCGATCCATTTGATTCGGATCGCATGATGTATGGAACAGGTGCTACGATCTATGGAACGAAGAACCTGACGGACTGGGATGATGATAAAAAAATCAATATTTCAGTGATGGCGAAGGGTGTTGAGGAGATTGCCGTACTGGATCTAATCAGCCCGCCTAGTGGTGCGCATTTGTTAAGTGGAGTGGGGGATGTCTCCGGATTCCGTCATAACAATCTGAATCAGGCTCCAGCTACCATATTTACGAGCCCGAACTATTCTTCCACAGAAAGTCTGGATTTTGCAGAGTTAAGTCCGAATACGATGGTTCGCGTAGGTAAAGCAGATTATGCTGCTGATCCAAATGCGAAATCCATTGGTTTATCCAGTGATGGAGGTACCACATGGTATAAAGCCAATGCAGAACCTGCAGGCACAACTGGAGGCGGTACTGTAGCCATCTCTGCAAATGGTAACCGATTGGTATGGAGCACGTCAGACAAAGGCGTACATTATTCGACTGGCGGTAATTCCTGGACGGCAAGTACGGGGATACCTGCACAGGCGAAAGTGATTTCGGATCGTGTAAATCCAAACAAATTCTATGGATTTGCAGCGGGTAAAATCTATGTGAGTGTAAATGGTGGAGCTTCCTTCACTGCCTCGGCGGCTACCGGACTTCCGATCGAAGGAAATGCAGATCTGGATGCTGTTCCGGGTGTTGAAGGCGAACTGTGGTTTGCTGGCGGTAGTGAGGAAGAAGGTCCTTACGGGTTATGGCATTCCACGGATTCAGGAGCGACATTCACGAAGCTTGCCAATGTAGAGGAAGCAGATAGTATCGGATTTGGTAAAGCTGCCCCTGGGCAAAGCGTTGTCGCGTTATACACGGTTGCACAGATCGATGGAACACGTGGATTCTTCCGCTCCGATGACGGTGGGGCCAATTGGGTCCGGATCAACGATGATCAGCATCAGTATGCTCGTGTAACCACGATTACGGGTGATCCGCGTCTGTATGGAAGAGTATATCTCGGAACGAATGGCCGCGGAATTTTGTATGCGGACCGTGTTGGAGGTAACAATGGTGGAGGAGACGGCGGGGGTACACCAGTGACCAACTCGGTGATTACACCGGTTACAGCCGAATTTGATCGCAAAGCAGGCAATCAGGTTAATATTCCAGTCACGTTAACGCTGAACGGCAATACACTTGCATCCATTCGCAACGGGAATGCAACGCTGGTTTCGGGTACAGATTACACGTTGACAGGCAATGAGGTCGTGTTAAGTAAAAATTACCTGGCTTCACTGCCAAATGGCGCAGCGGCGCTAACCTTTCAATTCAGCGCAGGCGCTCCTGCGACCTTGAATCTGCTCATTAAAGACACGACAGCTATACCATCTGGAACCATACGCATTGAGATGTTTAATAGCAACACTCAGGCGACGGGCAGTTCCATTAGTCCCAAATTCAAACTGACGAATACAGGGACTACAGCATTGAATCTGTCCGATGTGAAAATCAGATACTATTACACGATTAACGGGGAACAGCCTCAGAACTTCTTCGCTGACTGGGCGACTTCTGGTAGTGCGAATGTAACAGGCACGTTCAGTGCACTCAATCCAGTACGGACAGGTGCTGACCACGTGCTTGAGATCGGCTTCACGGCTTCGGCTGGAACACTGAATGCGGGACAAAGCACGGAAATCCACACTCGCATCTCCAAGAGCAATTGGACCAACTATACACAAACCGATGATTACTCCTTTGCAGCTAGTCAGACTTCCTATACGGACTGGACCAAAGTTACCGGTCATATAGCGGGAAGTCTTCAGTGGGGAATCGAACCTTAA
- a CDS encoding response regulator transcription factor, whose protein sequence is MNRLCKVLIVDDEFLVRQGIKHHMNWEAEGFIIVGEASNGEEGLQQVSLLKPDIVITDIVMPVMDGETFVRTLKASNPQIEVIVLSSFSEFEYVRSTLQHGAADYILKPKLDTNELLQVLQRTAGKIPELQFEPSHDGWRLGQLMEKMLSGFTLDEDSEMPMIRDTFPHESFRLLVYKPMDAEGNPLKLDQEKIESRLRSDLPEVECAIVPAEGALPVMLLNVDPARDEWMVERIKQLASENAAGQGNPGWVLSDSFTSFEQMGIVYRERLIKLMEYRFYYKDRPILVYGELPPMHPAGYQFNVNMFLQHVKRNRVEAAREYLQDHATTLGRDYIADVFEIKSFLGNLIFNVTITLADMDVQSAGLEESKYTYFKNVDGATSLNEVMTVLDQFMTEVQECTVGAGGKRSDPNMKMLLDYMHEHFDQPLGLAEVAKHFHFNPSYLSSYFSSHKKEGFNEYLNKIRIEKAEELLRSDDVTISEISSMVGYSDHSYFCKVFKKFTGLSPSRYRRKFWA, encoded by the coding sequence ATGAACCGGTTGTGCAAGGTGCTGATTGTTGACGATGAGTTTCTGGTAAGACAAGGTATAAAGCACCATATGAACTGGGAAGCTGAAGGATTTATCATTGTGGGTGAAGCTTCCAACGGTGAAGAAGGATTACAGCAGGTGAGCCTGTTAAAACCGGATATTGTGATTACCGACATTGTCATGCCTGTCATGGATGGCGAGACTTTTGTCCGTACACTAAAAGCCAGTAATCCGCAGATTGAAGTGATTGTACTTAGCAGCTTCAGTGAATTTGAATATGTTCGTTCAACGCTCCAGCACGGGGCAGCGGATTATATATTGAAACCGAAGCTGGATACGAATGAATTATTGCAGGTCCTTCAACGCACAGCAGGTAAAATTCCAGAGTTACAGTTTGAGCCGTCACACGATGGCTGGAGACTTGGTCAACTGATGGAGAAGATGCTGTCCGGATTTACTTTGGACGAGGATAGCGAGATGCCGATGATTCGAGACACCTTTCCACACGAATCCTTTCGCTTGCTGGTGTATAAACCAATGGATGCTGAAGGGAATCCACTAAAACTGGATCAGGAAAAAATTGAATCCAGACTCCGTAGTGATCTGCCTGAAGTGGAATGTGCAATAGTTCCGGCAGAGGGCGCACTGCCTGTCATGCTTCTTAATGTCGATCCTGCGCGAGATGAATGGATGGTTGAACGCATTAAACAGCTTGCTAGTGAAAATGCAGCGGGACAAGGCAACCCTGGATGGGTGCTTAGTGACAGCTTTACTTCATTTGAACAGATGGGTATCGTATACCGTGAACGCCTGATCAAGCTAATGGAATATCGCTTCTATTATAAGGATCGACCGATCCTTGTGTATGGTGAACTTCCGCCGATGCATCCGGCAGGTTACCAGTTCAATGTGAATATGTTTTTGCAACATGTGAAGCGTAACCGGGTCGAAGCAGCAAGAGAGTACTTGCAGGATCATGCGACAACACTTGGTCGGGATTATATTGCTGATGTGTTTGAGATTAAGTCATTTCTCGGTAACCTGATCTTCAACGTAACGATTACCCTCGCGGATATGGACGTTCAGTCTGCAGGGCTTGAAGAGAGCAAATATACGTATTTTAAAAATGTGGACGGGGCTACGAGTCTAAATGAAGTCATGACTGTGCTTGATCAGTTTATGACGGAAGTTCAGGAGTGCACTGTTGGTGCGGGTGGAAAACGAAGTGATCCGAATATGAAGATGCTGCTGGATTACATGCATGAGCACTTTGACCAGCCGCTTGGGCTTGCTGAAGTAGCCAAACACTTTCATTTTAATCCATCGTACTTATCCAGTTATTTCTCATCTCACAAAAAAGAAGGATTCAATGAATACCTGAATAAAATTCGGATTGAAAAAGCGGAGGAACTGCTCCGATCCGATGATGTAACAATTTCGGAGATTAGCAGTATGGTTGGTTATTCCGATCATAGTTACTTTTGCAAAGTGTTCAAAAAATTCACCGGACTATCACCAAGCCGATACCGGCGCAAATTCTGGGCATAA